The sequence GGCGTTCCTTCAGGAAGACGTAATTCACCAGCACATCCCGGTCCTTCTCGTTTATGACCATGAATCGCAGCGCGCATCTGCGGGGGGCGGCGTCATCGCCCTCGTCGGCCCTGACCACCTCACACAGGCAGGTGAGCCTGGGGTAGGGAAACACGGGAATGATGATCCTGAGCTCCACGAGATCACCCTCTTTCAGGGGAGTCTCGCACGCGAACTGGACTCCGGCGCCGCTTATATTCACATCGGTCTTCACGACAATGTAACTGTCATCGATGGAAGACCTGCCCAGGATCTCCAGGATCAGGTCGAGCTTCCTGTTGACCATCCGCATGTACTCGTGTATCTGATCGGTCGGCTCCTTCAGCTCTCCTTGGCCTTCCAGAAAGTATATCTCATGCAG comes from Syntrophorhabdus sp. and encodes:
- a CDS encoding PilZ domain-containing protein produces the protein MSGEPERREFFRVTDRIPLEFRPISRDEFGRLEDVIRYNSTQVVDRLHEIYFLEGQGELKEPTDQIHEYMRMVNRKLDLILEILGRSSIDDSYIVVKTDVNISGAGVQFACETPLKEGDLVELRIIIPVFPYPRLTCLCEVVRADEGDDAAPRRCALRFMVINEKDRDVLVNYVFLKERQYLRQKKETTS